One genomic region from Magallana gigas chromosome 3, xbMagGiga1.1, whole genome shotgun sequence encodes:
- the LOC105324167 gene encoding uncharacterized protein isoform X1, translating into MEVTNGLLSSLVQTKSIERVLAPIASQVSLLIILDESDNGVGKPDHMGPCAQAVMKAAENLIKIGKERANNSPDQDYQRQMMSACEILDLASSGLYIASQRLDDDASKEIRTKVINASKDVLQGTMKVLLVSDDAEVRKVVSAGHLVTECLSRLSMVHSMQDLLANFKSFTDGAALLCSLAQRRQAELCQNRQRERIITALSLLKKSIPSLSVALQSYIKYPKNQQAQMSKSFVINQAQSAVSDIVEAVENKFTDEDYLDVEEPGYFVTKIDQVLEALSVEKRFELDDDLETWTENLVRHSMLVAHLCLDHYRNIIVKTCQRVLQLKSRVLQLNNSMISNPELPAIREDYEECCENYIDEFCELEKDVNLALLNLVVDVFKETTEPLERLVKAAMYSTQEKGFEKHMKDLVTDFQAHADKMGQIASFAAASSTDAKRVRTIRRCVCHLERLDPDIVPAVVAMAKKSQDKMAVRHVKLLMKEWTFELTSLMQVLDEMTDPRIFMQVSESRIQEDISVCHGYLEDGDEFNLGSAVKSVVGRARRVCQMAERIIGGHKDPLYRNGLLVFVKQLQKAVNGLRAANSNLVSDRGNRAFAETFQKRLEQVLDRVQQVTSGLSEDNHPSILSPQRKNLRQTAMSHSNIYKKSSKSSLLSSKASLQDHSTTTDHPDKSSRSSLHDQSSRSGLHNRSSRTTVGFPSLHLSSTEDTDVFLDNSVQNPIQKSRYSSQHSSHQMSSSNDRQHKVFQHFSETENLGGMSIARKISEGLTCAVQKINKHRSNLLCGELLAWTNHIVDMAKHIGPYCLGTKQKSIRSLCHETDLLASEIIDQTKSVLDGDADQMDELNEHCLNWKTKAEKLQICVDATVDTYKVVPDALIEALSEQNLVLAKEELDCLKTHYSCVGDVVLMTQGLVCTDQAPLGHCQDLAEELENISITITTTAEMSSQRLSDEDINQLDQLGREWAVMMFCILSDLDTIVEEVSKMGIERKVWSTQDMTSLEQEDIIAHVEQENKRLRDILHGACIGNESKAKEAQDLCHCMSELLDKLRSEMARRVTSCQRAFMVSKSYVPLRIRMASMCWIVKAVCCVNMIQEQISVYFKPVMSLTDRGVGARTMPEGKQRMIQISELQLEISRFSEKLVKMRQRVQSCIQLSTNLEKRAAVRRCLDQVTESSPRLIQVIKSLTDDEHTVTETMVEVDRQKLLWASQIRELMVNLRQMSDIKPNLVAELHNLMGVLDMTEKLSADSETETLAGNHRPSGSLEGGKSGSSQIQPMKFGLPSVHEELLLVTREKDLETNVGTFSRNRRKDHSKSPYKPSASILDAARFLQKEADKWEDENNPIVQVAKEMSLQMEQMAEFCKGDGPVGNHQDVVRVALAIADNGRKMKQFTDVLAKHCIDERCGKDLQYYSSQIPSLSKQLTILANVQMGSQDDNRLGPDEADRILVQNARNLMTVVLKAMTAAEAVCVKGLFSPDSGDNDEVCAVILATQWRRRLHHYRKMEAKEAIIDELGLRRTEEHRPPKLTQIFQ; encoded by the exons atggaGGTCACAAACGGTCTTCTATCCAGTCTTGTGCAGACGAAGTCGATAGAAAGAGTTTTGGCACCAATCGCATCACAG GTTTCTTTGTTAATCATTTTGGATGAGTCTGATAATGGAGTTGGTAAACCAGATCATATGGGTCCTTGTGCACAGGCTGTGATGAAAGCAGCAGAAAACCTCATCAAGATAGGCAAAGAGAGGGCAAACAACTCACCAGATCAG GATTACCAAAGACAGATGATGAGTGCATGTGAAATTCTAGATTTAGCTAGCAGCGGTTTATACATAGCCTCACAAAGACTTGATGATGATGCCTCCAAAGAAATTCGCACTAAAGTCATCAATGCTTCCAAAGATGTTTTACAGGGCACAATGAAG GTTTTGCTTGTCTCTGATGATGCGGAGGTTAGAAAAGTGGTCAGTGCTGGTCACTTAGTGACAGAATGCCTTTCAAGACTAAGCATGGTTCATAGCATGCAAGATCTGCTTGCAAATTTCAAG AGCTTCACTGATGGAGCAGCTCTTCTTTGCTCGTTGGCTCAAAGGCGACAGGCAGAATTGTGTCAGAATCGACAGAGAGAAAGGATTATAACAGCCCTCAGTCTGTTGAAGAAATCTATTCCTTCCCTAAGTGTGGCACTCCAAAGTTATATCAAATACCCCAAAAATCAGCAAGCACAG ATGAGCAAATCATTCGTGATTAACCAAGCTCAGTCTGCAGTGTCTGATATAGTGGAGGCAGTGGAGAACAAGTTTACAGATGAAGATTACCTCGATGTGGAGGAACCTGGCTACTTTGTTACAAAGATAGATCAG GTGCTGGAAGCTTTATCTGTGGAGAAGCGGTTTGAACTGGATGATGACCTAGAGACGTGGACAGAGAATCTGGTCAGACACAGCATGCTGGTGGCCCACCTGTGCTTGGACCATTACAGAAATATCATTGTCAAAACCTGTCAGAGG GTGTTGCAGCTGAAAAGCAGAGTTCTTCAGCTGAATAACTCCATGATCAGTAATCCAGAACTTCCCGCTATCAG GGAGGACTATGAAGAATGCTGTGAAAATTACATTGATGAATTTTGTGAACTTGAAAAGGATGTAAACCTGGCCTTATTGAACTTGGTGGTGGATGTGTTCAAAGAAACCACTGAACCACTGGAAAGACTGGTGAAAGCAGCCATGTATTCCACACag GAAAAAGGATTTGAAAAGCACATGAAGGATTTAGTTAcagattttcaagcacatgcaGATAAAATGGGACAGATTGCAAGTTTTGCTGCAGCTAGCTCCACTGATGCCAAAC GTGTTAGAACCATCCGGAGATGTGTCTGTCACTTAGAGAGACTTGATCCAGATATTGTGCCAGCTGTGGTTGCTATGGCCAAGAAGTCTCAGGACAAGATGGCTGTTAGGCATGTTAAACTACTAATGAAAGAATGGACATTTGAATTGACTTCTCTGATGCAAGTTCTGGATGAAATGACTGACCCAAGAATATTCATGCAAGTCTCTG AATCTAGAATTCAAGAAGATATATCTGTGTGCCATGGATATCTGGAGGATGGAGATGAGTTCAATTTAGGGTCAGCTGTGAAATCTGTAGTAGGCAGAGCCAGAAGGGTTTGTCAGATGGCTGAGAGAATCATTGGTGGACACAAGGACCCTCTGTACAGAAATGGACTTCTGGTGTTTGTCAAACAACTGCAGAAAG CTGTGAATGGATTGAGAGCTGCCAACAGTAATCTTGTGTCAGACAGAGGCAACAGAGCTTTTGCTGAAACATTTCAGAAGCGATTGGAGCAGGTTCTTGACAGAGTACAACAGGTCACATCAGGTTTATCTGAGGACAACCACCCCAGCATTCTTAGTCCACAGCGCAAAAATCTCAGACAGACAG CTATGTCACactcaaatatttacaaaaagtcTTCAAAAAGTAGCCTCTTGTCCTCTAAAGCAAGTCTACAAGATCATTCGACCACAACTGATCACCCAGATAAATCTTCCAGATCTAGTTTGCATGACCAATCCTCCAGATCTGGCCTCCATAACAGGTCATCCAGAACAACTGTAGGATTTCCATCACTCCATTTATCTTCCACAGAAGACACTGATGTTTTCCTTGACAATTCCGTTCAGAATCCAATTCAGAAATCCAGATATTCAAGCCAACATTCTAGTCACCAAATGTCTTCCTCAAATGATCGGCAGCACAAAGTCTTCCAGCATTTTTCAGAAACAGAGAATTTAG GCGGGATGAGCATAGCGAGGAAAATATCGGAAGGACTTACTTGTGCTGTGCAGAAAATAAACAAGCACAGATCCAATCTGTTGTGTGGAGAATTGCTAGCCTGGACCAACCATATTGTAGACATGGCAAAACACATAGGCCCTTACTGCTTAGGCACAAAGCAAaa aagCATTAGGAGTCTTTGTCATGAAACTGACCTGTTGGCATCAGAAATCATAGATCAAACTAAGTCAGTCCTGGATGGAGATGCAGATCAGATGGACGAGCTAAATGAACATTGTCTGAATTGGAAAACTAAg GCAGAGAAATTACAGATATGTGTCGATGCTACTGTTGACACATACAAGGTGGTCCCTGACGCTCTGATAGAGGCACTTAGTGAGCAAAACCTAGTGCTAGCAAAGGAAGAG ttgGATTGTCTCAAGACTCACTATTCCTGTGTGGGTGATGTTGTGCTGATGACACAAGGTTTAGTCTGTACCGACCAGGCTCCATTGGGGCACTGTCAGGACCTCGCGGAAGAGCTAGAGAACATCTCTATTACCATTACCACAACCGCTGAAATGAGCTCACAAAGAT TGAGTGACGAGGATATTAATCAGCTTGACCAGCTAGGACGAGAGTGGGCTGTCATGATGTTCTGTATTCTCTCTGATCTGGACACCATTGTAGAGGAAGTGAGCAAAATGGGAATAGAAAGGAAGGTGTGGTCTACACAGGATATGACATCGTTAGAACAAGAGGATATCATTGCACATGTTGAGCAAGAGAACAAAAGGTTGAGAGACATTCTTCATGGGGCATGTATCGG CAATGAATCTAAAGCCAAAGAGGCACAGGACCTTTGTCATTGTATGAGTGAACTCCTTGACAAGCTGAGATCTGAGATGGCTCGGCGAGTCACGAGCTGTCAACGAGCCTTCATGGTGTCTAAATCCTATGTTCCTCTCAGAATTCGAATGGCCAGTATGTGTTGGATTGTAAAG GCTGTTTGTTGTGTGAATATGATACAGGAGCAGATCTCTGTGTACTTCAAACCAGTAATGTCACTTACTGATAGAGGAGTCGGTGCCAGAACAATGCCAGAAG GAAAGCAGAGAATGATCCAGATTTCTGAGTTGCAGCTTGAGATCAGCAGATTTAGTGAGAAGCTTGTAAAAATGAGACAGAGAGTGCAAAGTTGCATCCAGTTATCCACAAATCTAGAGAAAAGGGCGGCTGTCCGGAGGTGTCTTGATCAGGTGACAGAATCCTCGCCAAGACTTATCCAAGTCATCAAGTCCTTGACAG ATGATGAGCATACAGTGACTGAGACAATGGTAGAAGTGGATAGACAGAAGTTACTGTGGGCCTCACAGATACGAGAGTTGATGGTCAACCTCAGGCAGATGTCAGACATTAAACCAAATCTAGTTGCAG AACTTCATAACTTGATGGGTGTCTTGGATATGACAGAAAAACTCTCTGCTGACAGTGAGACAGAGACTCTTGCAGGAAATCACCGCCCATCTGGATCTCTTGAGGGTGGCAAATCTGGATCATCACAGATTCAACCAATGAAATTTGGATTGCCATCAGTACATGAAGAACTGCTGCTAGTGACAAG aGAAAAAGATCTGGAAACTAATGTTGGAACATTTAGCAGAAATCGAAGAAAAGACCACTCAAAATCTCCTTATAAGCCATCTGCATCAATTCTG GATGCTGCAAGATTTCTTCAAAAAGAAGCTGATAAATGGGAAGATGAAAACAACCCTATTGTTCAGGTTGCCAAGGAAATGTCTTTACAGATGGAACAGATGGCAGAATTTTGTAAGGGGGATGGACCTGTTGGG AATCATCAGGATGTCGTAAGAGTTGCATTGGCCATTGCTGATAATGgaagaaaaatgaaacaatttacaGATGTGCTTGCTAAACACTGTATAGATGAAAG ATGTGGTAAAGACCTGCAGTACTATTCCAGCCAGATCCCTTCACTTAGTAAACAACTGACTATTTTAGCCAATGTGCAGATGGGCTCACAGGATGACAACAGA
- the LOC105324167 gene encoding uncharacterized protein isoform X2 has protein sequence MEVTNGLLSSLVQTKSIERVLAPIASQVSLLIILDESDNGVGKPDHMGPCAQAVMKAAENLIKIGKERANNSPDQDYQRQMMSACEILDLASSGLYIASQRLDDDASKEIRTKVINASKDVLQGTMKVLLVSDDAEVRKVVSAGHLVTECLSRLSMVHSMQDLLANFKSFTDGAALLCSLAQRRQAELCQNRQRERIITALSLLKKSIPSLSVALQSYIKYPKNQQAQMSKSFVINQAQSAVSDIVEAVENKFTDEDYLDVEEPGYFVTKIDQVLEALSVEKRFELDDDLETWTENLVRHSMLVAHLCLDHYRNIIVKTCQRVLQLKSRVLQLNNSMISNPELPAIREDYEECCENYIDEFCELEKDVNLALLNLVVDVFKETTEPLERLVKAAMYSTQEKGFEKHMKDLVTDFQAHADKMGQIASFAAASSTDAKRVRTIRRCVCHLERLDPDIVPAVVAMAKKSQDKMAVRHVKLLMKEWTFELTSLMQVLDEMTDPRIFMQVSESRIQEDISVCHGYLEDGDEFNLGSAVKSVVGRARRVCQMAERIIGGHKDPLYRNGLLVFVKQLQKAVNGLRAANSNLVSDRGNRAFAETFQKRLEQVLDRVQQVTSGLSEDNHPSILSPQRKNLRQTAMSHSNIYKKSSKSSLLSSKASLQDHSTTTDHPDKSSRSSLHDQSSRSGLHNRSSRTTVGFPSLHLSSTEDTDVFLDNSVQNPIQKSRYSSQHSSHQMSSSNDRQHKVFQHFSETENLGGMSIARKISEGLTCAVQKINKHRSNLLCGELLAWTNHIVDMAKHIGPYCLGTKQKSIRSLCHETDLLASEIIDQTKSVLDGDADQMDELNEHCLNWKTKAEKLQICVDATVDTYKVVPDALIEALSEQNLVLAKEELDCLKTHYSCVGDVVLMTQGLVCTDQAPLGHCQDLAEELENISITITTTAEMSSQRLSDEDINQLDQLGREWAVMMFCILSDLDTIVEEVSKMGIERKVWSTQDMTSLEQEDIIAHVEQENKRLRDILHGACIGNESKAKEAQDLCHCMSELLDKLRSEMARRVTSCQRAFMVSKSYVPLRIRMASMCWIVKAVCCVNMIQEQISVYFKPVMSLTDRGVGARTMPEGKQRMIQISELQLEISRFSEKLVKMRQRVQSCIQLSTNLEKRAAVRRCLDQVTESSPRLIQVIKSLTDDEHTVTETMVEVDRQKLLWASQIRELMVNLRQMSDIKPNLVAELHNLMGVLDMTEKLSADSETETLAGNHRPSGSLEGGKSGSSQIQPMKFGLPSVHEELLLVTREKDLETNVGTFSRNRRKDHSKSPYKPSASILDAARFLQKEADKWEDENNPIVQVAKEMSLQMEQMAEFCKGDGPVGNHQDVVRVALAIADNGRKMKQFTDVLAKHCIDERCGKDLQYYSSQIPSLSKQLTILANVQMGSQDDNRADRILVQNARNLMTVVLKAMTAAEAVCVKGLFSPDSGDNDEVCAVILATQWRRRLHHYRKMEAKEAIIDELGLRRTEEHRPPKLTQIFQ, from the exons atggaGGTCACAAACGGTCTTCTATCCAGTCTTGTGCAGACGAAGTCGATAGAAAGAGTTTTGGCACCAATCGCATCACAG GTTTCTTTGTTAATCATTTTGGATGAGTCTGATAATGGAGTTGGTAAACCAGATCATATGGGTCCTTGTGCACAGGCTGTGATGAAAGCAGCAGAAAACCTCATCAAGATAGGCAAAGAGAGGGCAAACAACTCACCAGATCAG GATTACCAAAGACAGATGATGAGTGCATGTGAAATTCTAGATTTAGCTAGCAGCGGTTTATACATAGCCTCACAAAGACTTGATGATGATGCCTCCAAAGAAATTCGCACTAAAGTCATCAATGCTTCCAAAGATGTTTTACAGGGCACAATGAAG GTTTTGCTTGTCTCTGATGATGCGGAGGTTAGAAAAGTGGTCAGTGCTGGTCACTTAGTGACAGAATGCCTTTCAAGACTAAGCATGGTTCATAGCATGCAAGATCTGCTTGCAAATTTCAAG AGCTTCACTGATGGAGCAGCTCTTCTTTGCTCGTTGGCTCAAAGGCGACAGGCAGAATTGTGTCAGAATCGACAGAGAGAAAGGATTATAACAGCCCTCAGTCTGTTGAAGAAATCTATTCCTTCCCTAAGTGTGGCACTCCAAAGTTATATCAAATACCCCAAAAATCAGCAAGCACAG ATGAGCAAATCATTCGTGATTAACCAAGCTCAGTCTGCAGTGTCTGATATAGTGGAGGCAGTGGAGAACAAGTTTACAGATGAAGATTACCTCGATGTGGAGGAACCTGGCTACTTTGTTACAAAGATAGATCAG GTGCTGGAAGCTTTATCTGTGGAGAAGCGGTTTGAACTGGATGATGACCTAGAGACGTGGACAGAGAATCTGGTCAGACACAGCATGCTGGTGGCCCACCTGTGCTTGGACCATTACAGAAATATCATTGTCAAAACCTGTCAGAGG GTGTTGCAGCTGAAAAGCAGAGTTCTTCAGCTGAATAACTCCATGATCAGTAATCCAGAACTTCCCGCTATCAG GGAGGACTATGAAGAATGCTGTGAAAATTACATTGATGAATTTTGTGAACTTGAAAAGGATGTAAACCTGGCCTTATTGAACTTGGTGGTGGATGTGTTCAAAGAAACCACTGAACCACTGGAAAGACTGGTGAAAGCAGCCATGTATTCCACACag GAAAAAGGATTTGAAAAGCACATGAAGGATTTAGTTAcagattttcaagcacatgcaGATAAAATGGGACAGATTGCAAGTTTTGCTGCAGCTAGCTCCACTGATGCCAAAC GTGTTAGAACCATCCGGAGATGTGTCTGTCACTTAGAGAGACTTGATCCAGATATTGTGCCAGCTGTGGTTGCTATGGCCAAGAAGTCTCAGGACAAGATGGCTGTTAGGCATGTTAAACTACTAATGAAAGAATGGACATTTGAATTGACTTCTCTGATGCAAGTTCTGGATGAAATGACTGACCCAAGAATATTCATGCAAGTCTCTG AATCTAGAATTCAAGAAGATATATCTGTGTGCCATGGATATCTGGAGGATGGAGATGAGTTCAATTTAGGGTCAGCTGTGAAATCTGTAGTAGGCAGAGCCAGAAGGGTTTGTCAGATGGCTGAGAGAATCATTGGTGGACACAAGGACCCTCTGTACAGAAATGGACTTCTGGTGTTTGTCAAACAACTGCAGAAAG CTGTGAATGGATTGAGAGCTGCCAACAGTAATCTTGTGTCAGACAGAGGCAACAGAGCTTTTGCTGAAACATTTCAGAAGCGATTGGAGCAGGTTCTTGACAGAGTACAACAGGTCACATCAGGTTTATCTGAGGACAACCACCCCAGCATTCTTAGTCCACAGCGCAAAAATCTCAGACAGACAG CTATGTCACactcaaatatttacaaaaagtcTTCAAAAAGTAGCCTCTTGTCCTCTAAAGCAAGTCTACAAGATCATTCGACCACAACTGATCACCCAGATAAATCTTCCAGATCTAGTTTGCATGACCAATCCTCCAGATCTGGCCTCCATAACAGGTCATCCAGAACAACTGTAGGATTTCCATCACTCCATTTATCTTCCACAGAAGACACTGATGTTTTCCTTGACAATTCCGTTCAGAATCCAATTCAGAAATCCAGATATTCAAGCCAACATTCTAGTCACCAAATGTCTTCCTCAAATGATCGGCAGCACAAAGTCTTCCAGCATTTTTCAGAAACAGAGAATTTAG GCGGGATGAGCATAGCGAGGAAAATATCGGAAGGACTTACTTGTGCTGTGCAGAAAATAAACAAGCACAGATCCAATCTGTTGTGTGGAGAATTGCTAGCCTGGACCAACCATATTGTAGACATGGCAAAACACATAGGCCCTTACTGCTTAGGCACAAAGCAAaa aagCATTAGGAGTCTTTGTCATGAAACTGACCTGTTGGCATCAGAAATCATAGATCAAACTAAGTCAGTCCTGGATGGAGATGCAGATCAGATGGACGAGCTAAATGAACATTGTCTGAATTGGAAAACTAAg GCAGAGAAATTACAGATATGTGTCGATGCTACTGTTGACACATACAAGGTGGTCCCTGACGCTCTGATAGAGGCACTTAGTGAGCAAAACCTAGTGCTAGCAAAGGAAGAG ttgGATTGTCTCAAGACTCACTATTCCTGTGTGGGTGATGTTGTGCTGATGACACAAGGTTTAGTCTGTACCGACCAGGCTCCATTGGGGCACTGTCAGGACCTCGCGGAAGAGCTAGAGAACATCTCTATTACCATTACCACAACCGCTGAAATGAGCTCACAAAGAT TGAGTGACGAGGATATTAATCAGCTTGACCAGCTAGGACGAGAGTGGGCTGTCATGATGTTCTGTATTCTCTCTGATCTGGACACCATTGTAGAGGAAGTGAGCAAAATGGGAATAGAAAGGAAGGTGTGGTCTACACAGGATATGACATCGTTAGAACAAGAGGATATCATTGCACATGTTGAGCAAGAGAACAAAAGGTTGAGAGACATTCTTCATGGGGCATGTATCGG CAATGAATCTAAAGCCAAAGAGGCACAGGACCTTTGTCATTGTATGAGTGAACTCCTTGACAAGCTGAGATCTGAGATGGCTCGGCGAGTCACGAGCTGTCAACGAGCCTTCATGGTGTCTAAATCCTATGTTCCTCTCAGAATTCGAATGGCCAGTATGTGTTGGATTGTAAAG GCTGTTTGTTGTGTGAATATGATACAGGAGCAGATCTCTGTGTACTTCAAACCAGTAATGTCACTTACTGATAGAGGAGTCGGTGCCAGAACAATGCCAGAAG GAAAGCAGAGAATGATCCAGATTTCTGAGTTGCAGCTTGAGATCAGCAGATTTAGTGAGAAGCTTGTAAAAATGAGACAGAGAGTGCAAAGTTGCATCCAGTTATCCACAAATCTAGAGAAAAGGGCGGCTGTCCGGAGGTGTCTTGATCAGGTGACAGAATCCTCGCCAAGACTTATCCAAGTCATCAAGTCCTTGACAG ATGATGAGCATACAGTGACTGAGACAATGGTAGAAGTGGATAGACAGAAGTTACTGTGGGCCTCACAGATACGAGAGTTGATGGTCAACCTCAGGCAGATGTCAGACATTAAACCAAATCTAGTTGCAG AACTTCATAACTTGATGGGTGTCTTGGATATGACAGAAAAACTCTCTGCTGACAGTGAGACAGAGACTCTTGCAGGAAATCACCGCCCATCTGGATCTCTTGAGGGTGGCAAATCTGGATCATCACAGATTCAACCAATGAAATTTGGATTGCCATCAGTACATGAAGAACTGCTGCTAGTGACAAG aGAAAAAGATCTGGAAACTAATGTTGGAACATTTAGCAGAAATCGAAGAAAAGACCACTCAAAATCTCCTTATAAGCCATCTGCATCAATTCTG GATGCTGCAAGATTTCTTCAAAAAGAAGCTGATAAATGGGAAGATGAAAACAACCCTATTGTTCAGGTTGCCAAGGAAATGTCTTTACAGATGGAACAGATGGCAGAATTTTGTAAGGGGGATGGACCTGTTGGG AATCATCAGGATGTCGTAAGAGTTGCATTGGCCATTGCTGATAATGgaagaaaaatgaaacaatttacaGATGTGCTTGCTAAACACTGTATAGATGAAAG ATGTGGTAAAGACCTGCAGTACTATTCCAGCCAGATCCCTTCACTTAGTAAACAACTGACTATTTTAGCCAATGTGCAGATGGGCTCACAGGATGACAACAGA